In one Methylocaldum szegediense genomic region, the following are encoded:
- a CDS encoding nucleotidyltransferase family protein → MKPSEALQAHREDIRRLVDRNRVRNARVFGSVLYGKDTDGSDLDILVDPLPGTTLLDLGGLQIELEELLGVTVDLLTPGDLPAEIRNKVLQEATPL, encoded by the coding sequence ATGAAACCCTCCGAAGCTCTGCAAGCCCATCGTGAAGATATCCGTCGATTGGTCGACCGGAACCGTGTCCGAAACGCGCGCGTATTCGGTTCTGTTCTGTACGGCAAGGATACCGACGGGAGCGATCTCGACATCCTTGTCGATCCTCTTCCCGGAACGACGCTCCTCGATCTCGGCGGACTGCAGATCGAACTTGAAGAGTTACTCGGCGTGACGGTCGACCTGCTCACGCCGGGAGACCTCCCTGCGGAAATTCGGAACAAGGTTCTCCAAGAGGCCACCCCACTATGA
- a CDS encoding HepT-like ribonuclease domain-containing protein: protein MSDEKLRPRAANYLSHMLEAIRLAREYTEGIAKDAFFSDRKTQQAVILNLLIIGEAATKLVNEYPDFVATYPEIPWKPIRGMRNRMVHGYFEINLDVVWDTIRESLPKLEQQLLNLSQQLEKASG, encoded by the coding sequence ATGAGCGATGAGAAGCTCCGGCCTCGCGCGGCTAATTACCTTAGCCATATGCTTGAAGCCATCCGCCTGGCACGCGAATACACCGAAGGAATCGCAAAGGATGCTTTTTTCTCTGATCGTAAGACGCAGCAGGCGGTTATACTGAATCTTCTGATCATCGGCGAGGCAGCGACCAAATTGGTCAACGAATATCCGGATTTTGTTGCCACATACCCCGAAATACCATGGAAACCGATACGAGGTATGCGAAACAGAATGGTCCACGGCTATTTCGAGATCAACTTGGACGTCGTGTGGGACACCATTCGTGAATCCCTGCCAAAGCTTGAGCAACAGTTGCTGAACTTGAGCCAGCAGTTGGAGAAAGCCTCCGGGTAA
- a CDS encoding Uma2 family endonuclease has protein sequence MGLALRDSERHTYADYLSWPEDVRYELIDGRAYLMASAPNLEHQDVVGEIYRQLSNALEGKPCRLFVAPVDVRLPKADESDDSIDTVVQPDVLVVCDASKLDRRGVRGAPDFVVEVLSPLTASHDHVLKRRVYERAGVREYWLVHPIDRMVTIYRLLDGEYGKPDVQELSGETAVGVLEGVSVAWDDLVRRLPPPEF, from the coding sequence ATGGGACTTGCGCTTCGCGATTCCGAACGCCATACCTATGCCGACTATCTGTCCTGGCCGGAGGATGTCCGCTATGAACTGATCGATGGCCGGGCTTATCTGATGGCGTCTGCGCCGAACCTGGAGCATCAGGACGTGGTCGGGGAAATTTACCGGCAATTGAGCAATGCCCTGGAAGGCAAACCCTGCCGCCTGTTCGTCGCCCCGGTGGACGTCCGCTTGCCCAAGGCCGACGAGTCGGACGATTCTATCGATACCGTGGTGCAGCCGGATGTCCTGGTGGTGTGCGACGCGTCCAAGCTGGATCGGCGTGGCGTTCGCGGCGCGCCGGACTTCGTGGTGGAAGTGTTGTCCCCGTTAACCGCAAGCCATGATCACGTGCTGAAGCGCCGTGTGTATGAACGTGCCGGAGTGAGGGAATATTGGTTGGTGCATCCCATCGACCGGATGGTGACCATTTATCGATTGCTCGACGGCGAATACGGCAAACCGGACGTTCAGGAGCTTTCCGGGGAGACCGCGGTCGGGGTATTGGAAGGCGTCTCCGTGGCGTGGGACGACCTGGTTCGGCGCTTGCCGCCACCGGAGTTTTGA
- a CDS encoding alpha/beta hydrolase family protein: MSHLHIQEPVHMLPAVEISPSSAPTAAVIWLHGLGADGYDFAPVAEQIQPLPHIRLILPHAPSMPVTLNGGYVMPAWYDSYGRDPTAGQDEAGIRASLARR; the protein is encoded by the coding sequence GTGTCGCACCTTCACATACAAGAACCGGTTCATATGCTGCCTGCCGTCGAGATTTCCCCTTCATCCGCCCCTACAGCGGCCGTCATCTGGCTGCACGGCCTGGGGGCGGATGGCTACGACTTCGCGCCGGTGGCGGAGCAGATACAGCCGCTGCCGCATATCCGCCTCATCCTGCCGCATGCGCCAAGTATGCCGGTAACACTCAACGGCGGCTACGTGATGCCGGCATGGTACGACAGCTACGGGCGCGACCCGACGGCGGGGCAGGACGAGGCGGGGATACGCGCTTCGCTGGCGCGCAGGTAG
- a CDS encoding lipopolysaccharide biosynthesis protein: protein MATLNRILAWRPGGYARDGARIFGWLLLRAAAQALTVLLLARWLGASGYGEFVAALAVASFFTPLAGLGLGAVLLMRGARAPEHLPALSAQATRLWAISALGFTLVAAAALYWALPTPPPLWALAALALAEVAAASWVELVARRMQARHQANRFGAIQAGLPLARLVALAIGMALLPASPASWMLAYAAASFASAALIAAHVLRDPAPAPGSDPNLPWATLVRDGAPFTVGAVALRLQAEFNKPVLAHLDYAQAGALGVAQRVVDLGLLPLTALQEALWPRVYAADRPAARLWRTGAVLMALALLAGLALAAAAPLLPWLLGAEFADAASALVSLAGLPALQLMRNLGNAALIASGNSQHLNGVYLVAAAAGVLLALWLVPTQGLPGAVWAIYGSEGAALMIQGAIGAGSWFFCHHDRAARKT from the coding sequence ATGGCCACGTTAAATCGAATATTGGCATGGCGCCCCGGCGGGTACGCCCGTGACGGCGCACGCATCTTCGGCTGGCTCCTGCTGCGCGCCGCGGCCCAAGCGCTGACCGTGCTGCTTTTGGCCCGCTGGCTCGGGGCGAGCGGTTATGGTGAATTCGTCGCCGCGCTGGCGGTGGCGAGTTTTTTCACCCCGCTCGCCGGTCTCGGCCTGGGCGCGGTGTTGCTGATGCGCGGCGCGCGCGCCCCCGAACATCTGCCGGCGCTCTCCGCCCAGGCCACCCGGCTGTGGGCCATCTCCGCGCTGGGCTTTACCCTGGTTGCCGCGGCCGCCCTCTACTGGGCGCTGCCCACGCCGCCGCCGCTCTGGGCGCTGGCCGCGCTGGCGCTCGCGGAAGTAGCGGCCGCCTCATGGGTGGAGTTGGTGGCGCGGCGGATGCAGGCGCGCCATCAGGCCAACCGCTTCGGCGCCATTCAGGCTGGCCTCCCCTTGGCGCGGCTTGTGGCGCTCGCAATAGGGATGGCGCTGCTGCCCGCAAGCCCGGCCTCGTGGATGCTCGCCTACGCGGCCGCGAGTTTCGCCTCTGCCGCGCTGATCGCCGCCCACGTGCTGCGTGACCCCGCACCGGCGCCCGGCAGCGACCCGAACCTTCCCTGGGCTACCCTCGTGCGCGACGGCGCCCCGTTTACCGTGGGAGCGGTGGCACTGCGTTTGCAGGCCGAATTCAACAAACCCGTACTCGCCCATCTAGACTACGCCCAAGCGGGGGCCCTGGGCGTGGCGCAGCGGGTGGTGGACCTCGGGCTGCTGCCGCTCACTGCGCTGCAAGAAGCCCTGTGGCCGCGCGTTTATGCTGCAGACCGTCCGGCCGCGCGCCTGTGGCGCACGGGGGCCGTGCTGATGGCGCTGGCGCTGCTCGCAGGCCTTGCGCTCGCCGCTGCGGCCCCGCTGCTGCCGTGGCTGCTGGGGGCGGAATTTGCCGACGCGGCGAGCGCACTGGTTTCGCTCGCGGGCCTGCCTGCGCTGCAACTGATGCGCAATCTGGGCAACGCCGCGCTCATCGCCTCGGGCAACAGCCAACACCTCAATGGGGTGTACCTGGTGGCCGCCGCAGCCGGCGTGCTCCTCGCGTTGTGGCTGGTGCCAACCCAAGGGCTGCCCGGGGCGGTGTGGGCGATCTATGGCAGTGAAGGCGCCGCCTTGATGATTCAAGGGGCGATTGGGGCCGGGTCATGGTTTTTCTGCCATCACGACCGGGCAGCGAGAAAAACCTAG
- a CDS encoding nucleotidyltransferase substrate binding protein, with product MNEDIRWKQRFDNYQRALRKLTAAVGLQQQRPLSELEQQGLIQTFEFTHELAWNVLKDYLEMEGIQSLVGSRSTVREAFKCGLIDDGEVWMDMIDKRNLTSHTYNEAVALAMVDAVVQRYHLAFIDLERRFARLL from the coding sequence ATGAACGAAGACATCCGCTGGAAGCAGCGATTTGACAACTACCAGCGCGCTTTACGCAAACTCACGGCTGCGGTGGGGTTGCAACAGCAACGTCCGCTGTCGGAACTCGAGCAGCAAGGGCTGATTCAGACCTTCGAATTCACCCATGAGCTGGCGTGGAATGTCTTGAAGGATTATCTAGAGATGGAGGGCATTCAAAGCCTGGTCGGATCGCGCAGCACCGTGCGCGAGGCCTTCAAATGCGGGCTGATCGATGACGGCGAGGTGTGGATGGACATGATCGACAAGCGCAACCTCACCAGCCACACCTACAACGAGGCGGTGGCCTTGGCTATGGTGGATGCGGTGGTGCAGCGCTACCACTTGGCGTTTATCGATCTGGAACGACGCTTTGCGAGGCTGTTATGA
- a CDS encoding nucleotidyltransferase domain-containing protein: MSEIQWGLSAATLATIRAILAHEAKVEKAILFGSRAKGTYRRGSDIDLALVGRDLDIDVLGRLGRAFEESSIPYQVDLCWLAAVDHRGLREHIERVGQVLYERATHDEGARAARGSHDARGTDCTSM; this comes from the coding sequence ATGAGTGAGATCCAATGGGGGTTGTCGGCAGCCACTTTGGCGACGATACGCGCCATTTTGGCGCACGAGGCCAAGGTGGAAAAGGCCATTTTGTTTGGGTCGCGCGCCAAAGGCACGTACCGGCGAGGCTCCGACATCGATCTGGCCTTGGTCGGCCGTGATCTCGATATCGACGTTTTGGGGCGCCTGGGTCGAGCGTTCGAGGAGTCGTCGATCCCCTATCAGGTGGACCTATGCTGGTTGGCTGCGGTGGACCATCGGGGGCTGCGCGAGCACATCGAGCGGGTGGGGCAAGTGCTGTATGAGCGGGCGACCCATGACGAGGGAGCGCGCGCAGCGAGGGGATCGCATGATGCAAGAGGTACCGATTGCACGTCTATGTAA
- a CDS encoding glycosyltransferase family 9 protein, translating to MQARWWRRFKRAVEFFIFGLFDRVALVGRKNQPDQRRIALVHVQLLGDAFLWLPYAQAMVSTLVLRGQVPVIVCEAAVRPVLATGLSGCEIVAINKRDFLRCAPCRWRILRGLRDLQASHTYLCSHPRDGITQDAIVRALGAPATGFWDTYADRPAIDRWMGNRLYHNLIKVEAGGIQTHHRALLKATGFGEVAVMPVAFPNQPTSPCPDPYWVLSPGASREFRRWPEDRYAEVAACVAERFPQLRCVILGSAAECALGERIASILGERVLNLVGKTSVTELIRWITHAKLVVGNDSAAGHIAAGVGIPSVIVVGGGHWGRCYPYPKEAPVRCLPTVVGRSMECFGCDWQCIHTARTDRPFPCIEQVPAEDVIRAVDTMLSAASVPGATSDAPPLQQGLQGHQATAP from the coding sequence ATGCAGGCACGCTGGTGGCGCCGTTTCAAACGCGCGGTCGAATTCTTCATCTTTGGCTTGTTTGATCGGGTTGCTCTGGTAGGGCGAAAGAACCAGCCAGATCAGCGGCGGATTGCCTTGGTCCATGTTCAATTGCTCGGTGACGCCTTTTTATGGCTTCCTTACGCCCAGGCGATGGTTTCGACCCTCGTGCTGCGTGGACAAGTGCCGGTGATTGTTTGTGAAGCCGCGGTGCGCCCCGTTTTGGCAACCGGTTTATCGGGGTGTGAGATCGTTGCCATCAATAAACGCGACTTTCTTCGCTGCGCGCCTTGCCGTTGGCGGATTTTGCGTGGTCTGCGCGATTTGCAGGCGAGCCATACCTACCTGTGCAGCCATCCCCGGGATGGCATTACACAAGACGCCATCGTGCGGGCTTTGGGTGCGCCCGCCACAGGGTTCTGGGATACCTATGCCGATCGCCCTGCAATTGATCGCTGGATGGGCAACCGGCTTTATCACAATCTGATCAAAGTTGAAGCCGGGGGCATTCAGACCCACCATCGCGCCCTGCTCAAGGCCACGGGGTTTGGTGAGGTGGCTGTCATGCCCGTGGCGTTTCCGAACCAACCCACATCGCCATGTCCTGATCCTTATTGGGTGCTCTCGCCTGGCGCCAGTCGGGAATTCAGGCGTTGGCCGGAGGATCGCTACGCTGAGGTGGCAGCGTGCGTCGCTGAGCGTTTCCCGCAGCTGCGCTGCGTCATTCTGGGCAGTGCGGCCGAGTGTGCGCTAGGCGAACGCATTGCCTCCATCCTGGGCGAGCGCGTGTTGAATCTTGTCGGAAAAACTTCTGTGACCGAACTGATTCGCTGGATCACACACGCAAAGTTGGTGGTGGGCAATGACTCGGCGGCTGGCCACATCGCCGCCGGCGTCGGCATACCCAGCGTCATCGTCGTCGGTGGCGGCCACTGGGGACGCTGTTATCCCTATCCGAAAGAGGCGCCGGTGCGATGTTTACCCACCGTTGTTGGCCGCTCGATGGAATGCTTCGGTTGCGACTGGCAATGCATCCATACCGCGCGAACGGACCGACCGTTTCCGTGCATCGAACAGGTCCCCGCCGAAGACGTGATTCGTGCGGTAGATACGATGCTCTCTGCGGCTTCAGTGCCTGGCGCGACGAGCGATGCGCCCCCCCTCCAACAAGGCTTGCAGGGACACCAGGCTACGGCTCCTTAG
- a CDS encoding glycosyltransferase, translating to MSATLIFTGRRAQNTMDKPIVGLTLNYRDAERTSRCIASLLDYGAAGVVVWDNSEDSNASAQELRQRWVHEPRVIIKVSARNLGFAAGVNRGIEAILTRWPQVWVMLINNDAVLQRGALSSLASALTDQPSAVIAYPRVDHGGRVIGTIYYQRWFAVLSFDRPWPGSFPYPSGSALLIAPERIELPLFDEDFFMYGEDVMLGWRLGAARMTHVPQVLVWHEGSASSRNGSVFYETRTAAGHWLLAHKLARSPLEHAMLLSGRMLGLGARAVARTLRSRSLVSLQALLEGGRIARRARH from the coding sequence TTGAGCGCTACCTTGATCTTTACCGGCAGACGAGCGCAAAACACAATGGATAAACCGATCGTCGGCCTCACCCTCAACTACCGCGATGCCGAGCGCACCAGCCGCTGCATCGCCTCACTGCTGGACTATGGTGCTGCTGGGGTAGTAGTGTGGGATAATTCGGAAGATAGCAACGCATCGGCCCAGGAATTGCGCCAACGCTGGGTGCATGAGCCGCGCGTCATCATAAAGGTGAGCGCCCGAAACCTAGGCTTTGCCGCAGGTGTCAATCGGGGCATCGAAGCCATACTCACCCGCTGGCCGCAGGTCTGGGTCATGCTCATCAACAACGATGCGGTACTTCAGCGTGGCGCACTATCCTCCTTGGCAAGCGCATTGACCGATCAACCAAGTGCAGTCATCGCCTACCCGCGTGTCGATCATGGCGGCCGAGTAATTGGCACGATCTACTACCAGCGTTGGTTTGCGGTGTTAAGTTTCGATCGTCCGTGGCCCGGTAGCTTCCCCTACCCCAGTGGAAGTGCACTCCTGATCGCGCCCGAACGCATCGAACTTCCGCTGTTCGACGAGGACTTTTTCATGTACGGCGAGGACGTGATGCTTGGCTGGCGTTTAGGCGCAGCACGCATGACGCATGTGCCCCAGGTACTGGTGTGGCATGAGGGTAGTGCTTCGAGTCGTAACGGGTCGGTGTTCTACGAGACACGTACAGCGGCGGGGCATTGGCTGCTCGCGCACAAATTGGCACGCTCGCCGCTCGAGCATGCCATGCTCCTCTCTGGACGAATGCTGGGTTTAGGCGCTCGGGCTGTTGCACGCACCCTAAGGAGCCGTAGCCTGGTGTCCCTGCAAGCCTTGTTGGAGGGGGGGCGCATCGCTCGTCGCGCCAGGCACTGA
- a CDS encoding glycosyltransferase family 4 protein, which produces MTRPLGVWFPAIRAGSGTDVFTERLCAVLNARGLRAEITWLPLRAEYAPWTVAVPQPPAWATVVHVNSWLHQRFWPQKLPVLCTVHSCVHDAALLPFKRPLQRLYHRFWIHRIENAALQRAHRLVAVSHYTAHATIAASGGNVPEVIPNGVDTDFFQPTFRQAPHQPFRLLYVGNWGPRKGVDLLGPIMTALGTGFELLYTADRGGRHTRYALPENTRCLGRLDAHGLREAYAQADALLFSSRLEGLPLTVLEAMACGLPVIAARCSSLPEVVADGQTGLLCPVDDVAAFAAAARRLRSDVALWQALRTAARERAVALFDEARQVERYLDLYRQTSAKHNG; this is translated from the coding sequence ATGACTAGGCCGCTTGGTGTCTGGTTTCCCGCCATCCGCGCCGGTAGCGGCACCGATGTGTTCACCGAACGGCTGTGCGCCGTGTTGAATGCGCGCGGCCTGCGCGCGGAAATCACTTGGCTGCCGCTACGCGCCGAATACGCGCCGTGGACGGTGGCTGTGCCCCAGCCGCCGGCCTGGGCGACCGTCGTCCATGTCAACTCCTGGCTCCATCAGCGCTTTTGGCCGCAGAAGCTGCCGGTGCTTTGTACCGTCCACTCCTGCGTGCACGATGCGGCGCTCTTGCCGTTCAAACGCCCTTTGCAGCGGCTTTACCACCGCTTTTGGATCCACCGCATCGAAAACGCCGCACTCCAAAGGGCACATCGCCTCGTTGCCGTCAGCCACTATACGGCGCACGCCACCATTGCCGCGTCTGGCGGCAATGTCCCGGAGGTCATCCCCAACGGCGTCGATACCGACTTTTTCCAGCCCACGTTCCGCCAAGCCCCGCACCAGCCTTTTCGCTTGCTTTACGTGGGCAACTGGGGTCCCCGCAAAGGCGTCGATCTGCTCGGACCCATCATGACCGCCTTGGGAACAGGGTTCGAACTCCTCTACACCGCCGACCGAGGCGGCCGCCATACCCGCTATGCCCTGCCGGAGAACACCCGCTGCCTGGGCCGGCTGGATGCCCACGGTTTGCGCGAGGCCTATGCCCAAGCCGATGCCTTGCTGTTTTCGAGCCGCTTGGAGGGGCTGCCGCTTACCGTGCTCGAAGCCATGGCCTGCGGCCTGCCGGTGATCGCCGCGCGCTGTTCTTCACTGCCTGAGGTGGTCGCCGACGGCCAGACCGGACTACTCTGCCCGGTGGATGACGTGGCCGCGTTCGCGGCTGCCGCGCGGCGCCTGAGAAGCGATGTGGCGCTCTGGCAGGCGCTGCGCACCGCGGCAAGAGAACGGGCGGTGGCGCTGTTCGACGAGGCCAGGCAGGTTGAGCGCTACCTTGATCTTTACCGGCAGACGAGCGCAAAACACAATGGATAA
- a CDS encoding glycosyltransferase family 4 protein, protein MVTRNFPPLQGGMERLNWHLAAELAQTFTVRVVAPQGAAERAPAQVAMHEVPLQPLGRFFWRAAWAARTEARAFRPTHVLAGSGLTAPLALIAARAYGARAAAYVHGLDLTVPHPVYRTLWLPALRRMDHVIANSTPTFELAREAGVPPERISIVHPGVEVPDPDPAARTRFRARWNLPATAPVLLSVGRLTARKGLRECVQEALPMIARAQPDVQLVIVGDAPAQALYAQAQTPESILAAAQAAGVAQNVRLLGNIDEQALHDAYFGADLHVFPVRALPGDPEGFGMVAIEAAAHGLPTVAYATGGVVDAVADGVSGRLIPPGDVAGFAQAVLALLAAPPALERCRGFAERFAWSEFGQKVVESLVDD, encoded by the coding sequence TTGGTCACCCGCAACTTTCCGCCCTTGCAAGGCGGCATGGAGCGGTTGAACTGGCACCTGGCCGCCGAATTGGCACAAACATTCACCGTGCGCGTCGTGGCCCCGCAAGGGGCCGCCGAGCGGGCACCCGCGCAGGTGGCGATGCACGAGGTGCCGCTCCAGCCACTCGGCCGTTTTTTCTGGCGCGCAGCATGGGCTGCACGCACCGAGGCGCGCGCCTTTCGGCCGACCCACGTGCTGGCCGGCAGCGGCCTGACTGCGCCGCTCGCGCTCATCGCCGCCCGCGCCTATGGCGCCCGCGCCGCCGCCTATGTGCATGGGCTCGACCTCACCGTGCCGCACCCCGTCTATCGCACCCTGTGGTTGCCGGCGCTGCGGCGGATGGATCACGTCATCGCCAACAGCACACCCACCTTTGAACTGGCGCGCGAGGCGGGGGTTCCCCCCGAGCGGATCAGCATCGTCCATCCGGGCGTCGAGGTGCCAGACCCGGACCCGGCTGCCCGTACCCGCTTTCGCGCGCGCTGGAACCTGCCCGCCACCGCCCCGGTGCTCCTCTCGGTTGGGCGGCTCACCGCGCGCAAGGGCCTGCGCGAATGCGTACAGGAGGCGCTGCCTATGATCGCCCGTGCGCAGCCCGATGTGCAGCTCGTCATCGTCGGCGACGCCCCGGCGCAGGCGCTCTATGCGCAGGCGCAAACGCCCGAGAGCATCCTCGCGGCGGCGCAGGCGGCCGGGGTGGCACAAAACGTTCGACTGCTCGGGAATATCGACGAGCAAGCCCTTCACGACGCCTATTTCGGCGCCGATCTGCACGTCTTTCCGGTGCGGGCGCTACCCGGCGACCCGGAAGGCTTTGGCATGGTCGCCATCGAAGCTGCCGCGCACGGCCTCCCAACCGTGGCCTACGCCACCGGCGGCGTGGTGGATGCGGTGGCCGACGGCGTCTCGGGCCGCCTGATCCCCCCGGGCGATGTGGCAGGCTTTGCGCAGGCGGTGCTGGCGCTCCTCGCCGCTCCCCCAGCACTCGAACGCTGCCGTGGGTTTGCCGAGCGGTTCGCGTGGAGTGAGTTTGGGCAGAAAGTGGTAGAGAGCTTGGTCGATGACTAG
- a CDS encoding glycosyltransferase family 2 protein yields the protein MATSNPFKFSIVLPARNEAFGLKSLLPELKRLYPEAEIIVVNDGSTDDTEAVARAQGVRVISHPYAIGNGAAIKTGARHANGEIIVFMDADGQHDPEDISRLLAKFSEGYEMIVGSRDGASQASLGRHGANYFYSRLASRMTGYTIEDLTSGFRVVRARHFQKFLYLLPNGFSYPTTITMAFLRSGLPVAYVPIRAGQRTTNSRSHIRLFHDGMRFFVIILKIGALFSPMRLFFPVSAFLSLSGLGLYVYNYATQGRFTNMSAFLLLSGLFTFLMGILSEQISSLHYRGVEQDLRRTRRDD from the coding sequence ATGGCGACTTCAAACCCTTTTAAGTTCAGTATTGTTTTACCTGCGAGAAACGAGGCATTCGGCCTGAAGTCATTATTGCCTGAACTGAAACGCTTGTATCCGGAAGCGGAAATCATCGTGGTGAACGACGGTTCAACGGACGACACAGAGGCCGTTGCCCGCGCCCAGGGCGTTCGGGTGATCAGTCATCCGTACGCGATAGGCAATGGCGCAGCAATCAAAACGGGGGCGCGTCACGCCAACGGCGAAATCATCGTCTTCATGGACGCGGATGGTCAGCATGATCCCGAGGATATCTCGCGTCTCTTGGCAAAATTTTCCGAGGGATACGAGATGATTGTCGGTTCACGGGATGGGGCCAGCCAAGCGTCCTTGGGCCGGCACGGGGCTAATTACTTCTACAGCCGTCTCGCATCCAGAATGACCGGCTACACAATCGAAGACCTTACATCCGGTTTCCGAGTGGTTCGGGCTCGGCATTTTCAGAAGTTCCTTTATTTATTGCCGAATGGTTTCTCTTATCCGACTACGATCACCATGGCCTTTCTCCGGTCCGGCTTACCTGTCGCCTATGTTCCGATACGCGCGGGTCAGCGTACAACCAACAGTCGTAGCCATATCCGGCTCTTTCACGACGGTATGCGTTTTTTCGTAATCATACTGAAGATCGGTGCGCTGTTTTCCCCGATGCGGCTGTTTTTCCCCGTCAGCGCATTCCTGAGCTTGAGTGGCCTCGGCCTATATGTCTATAACTATGCCACTCAGGGTCGTTTTACCAACATGAGCGCGTTCTTGCTCCTGTCTGGCTTGTTTACTTTCTTGATGGGCATTCTCTCGGAGCAGATCTCGTCCTTGCACTACCGGGGAGTGGAGCAGGACCTCCGCCGCACTAGGCGTGACGACTGA